The sequence TCCTGGGCACTCTCGACAGCCTCGCGTAGTTTCCAAAACTTCGTCCTGCTATGCCTAAACAACAATACGTTGACGTCGGATTTTTGTTACGAAACGCGTACGCGCACGGATCTGTGCATACACACCGTGCGCGACGCAGATGCATACGTGGAAGAGTCGTTCTGTGCATGTAATCAAAAAACGCGTCCCACGAGCGTTCCCGTGTCTGCATTTGCACGGTATATGCGTGGAGTATTGAGGTCTCGCCCATACACACGGTCAAAGTTTTTtaggcagcagacgcggtCGCCACCGCACCACTGCGTCGAGCGTTCACTGCAGACCAAGGCGTCGTGCGTAACTGATATCCACAGACATGTCTCCAAATTTCCTGACGCGGAAATAAGCGTAGACGAAGCCGAAGACCGTCTCATCAGATTTCAAAGATAGGTATCGTGCTGACATAGGTACATGCATGCTCCCCCGAACACTAGCTAccacagagaggcgcgcctgaGTAGTGCGTGGTCTGTGCGACCGTCTGGGACCTGAAGCAAAAGCGCTTCGCCTGTCCTGGCGAGTCTGACATACAGAAGTAAAACAGTAGGAGTGGAAAGCGGAAAATTTGTGTTCATAAACTACTTGCTTGCGGGCGCCTCGTGCTGGCAACATGGCACACTAAAATACCAGCAAAGGAAGGAAGTCTACGGTAGTTCCCGCCACTCTGCCCCGCCCTTCTTTTTGAAGGCCTACAAGGCCGCATTCATGACGAGACCCAGCCAGGCAAAGCCGCAGGACAGAATGAAAGCCCACAGCCCTTGACGGGAAGCATTATTCATTTTATGCAAGAGAGGATTGCAATAAGCCGTAACACCTTGGGCAGACATGTCAGCTTGATTTCTGCATGGGACATTAGGAGCCTCTTTCTGCTCCCATTTCAGGTAGAGAGCAGGATCGCATACGCATGCCCACGGGTAGTCGGATTGTAACGGAAACATGAAATTAAAAAATGAGCCTTGGTTTCCTCCTTCAAAGTTGTTCGGATCGGCACTGCCCGCTCCACCTAGAAACATGTTGTTGAGCATGTCAAAAATCCCTCTCGCACCTACTTCCACGAACGCCTGCATCATCAGCATAAAACC is a genomic window of Besnoitia besnoiti strain Bb-Ger1 chromosome IV, whole genome shotgun sequence containing:
- a CDS encoding hypothetical protein (encoded by transcript BESB_055190) is translated as MPWMLSPLRIGFMLMMQAFVEVGARGIFDMLNNMFLGGAGSADPNNFEGGNQGSFFNFMFPLQSDYPWACVCDPALYLKWEQKEAPNVPCRNQADMSAQGVTAYCNPLLHKMNNASRQGLWAFILSCGFAWLGLVMNAAL